Proteins from a single region of Bradyrhizobium diazoefficiens:
- a CDS encoding DUF1345 domain-containing protein — protein MEREDPVLARFRQMSRPMRLIYMRPRTFISLGVGILVCLLVPGSHRLVTRLLFGWDALIAVYLVLVYTMMLRNDHQHIRRSAAMQDDGRFVILLVTAIGAFASIAAIVSELGAHRGAAELTLAITTIALSWAAVHTTFALHYAHDYYRHPLGGLQFPSGEKEDHADYWDFVYFSFVIGMTAQVSDVGITDKTIRRTATAHGIVSFIYNTALLALTVNIAASAIAT, from the coding sequence ATGGAAAGAGAAGACCCCGTCCTCGCCCGCTTCCGCCAGATGTCGCGGCCGATGCGGCTGATCTACATGCGGCCGCGAACCTTCATCTCGCTCGGCGTCGGCATCCTCGTCTGCCTGCTCGTGCCCGGTTCGCACCGGCTGGTGACGCGGCTCTTGTTCGGCTGGGATGCGCTGATCGCGGTCTATCTCGTGCTGGTCTATACGATGATGCTGCGCAACGATCACCAGCATATCCGTCGTAGCGCTGCGATGCAGGACGACGGCCGTTTCGTGATCCTGCTGGTGACGGCGATCGGCGCCTTCGCGAGCATCGCGGCCATCGTCTCCGAGCTCGGCGCGCATCGCGGCGCCGCAGAGCTGACCCTCGCGATCACCACCATCGCGCTGTCCTGGGCCGCCGTGCACACGACCTTCGCGCTGCATTACGCTCACGATTATTACCGCCACCCGCTCGGCGGGCTGCAATTCCCGAGCGGCGAGAAGGAAGATCACGCCGACTATTGGGACTTCGTGTATTTCTCTTTCGTGATCGGCATGACCGCGCAGGTCTCGGACGTCGGCATCACCGACAAGACCATCCGCCGCACCGCCACCGCGCACGGCATCGTCTCCTTCATCTACAACACAGCCCTGCTGGCGCTGACGGTGAACATCGCGGCGAGCGCGATCGCGACCTGA
- a CDS encoding caspase family protein, with the protein MRNLFRLCPLLLAVALMFGAEPAFAGKRVALVLANAAYQHAPPLANPVNDGAVMAKTLKDAGFDVVDSRHDLTALDTRRVLRDFADATRDADIAVVYYAGHGIEVEGSNYLIPVDARLERDTDVYDEALSLDRVLVAVEPAKQLRLVILDACRDNPFGRTMKRTLASRSIGRGLAQVEPTSSNTLIAYSAKAGFTAQDGDGANSPFTIALSKHLTTPGLDVRRAFGFVRDDVLKSTGNKQEPFVYGSLGGEDVPLVPIKAAPVTATAPAVNPQADMRRDYELALQVGNKPAWEAFLAQHPDGFYANLAKLQLDKIQAEQVHAAAIEKAKQAEAERDRLAALGAQKDAQAKAAADAKAAEQAQLAAQKAKEQAQQQAAAAEQQRVNLAAAAPGAAPANTASPAGTDVAALAPTATPADLSRSVQTELRRVGCFSGQADGNWSTSSQRSLSQFNRYAGTKLDVKVASSDALDAVKSKQSRVCPLVCNHGFKAEGDKCTKVVCGDGYVLNDDNECEKQRAAKTAPSKPATSRGDDGEDRRARQRPQSGAAARGYGAAATAAAGAGRASGGSGQIFCNDLLCRPVQRGCHLEYRGGGGPHVDANVEVCN; encoded by the coding sequence ATGCGCAACTTGTTCAGGCTTTGCCCATTGCTCCTCGCTGTCGCGCTGATGTTCGGCGCCGAGCCCGCCTTTGCCGGAAAGCGCGTCGCGCTGGTGCTGGCCAACGCGGCCTATCAGCACGCGCCGCCGCTCGCCAATCCCGTCAACGACGGCGCGGTGATGGCGAAGACGCTGAAGGACGCCGGCTTCGACGTCGTCGATTCCCGTCACGACCTAACTGCGCTCGACACGCGACGCGTGTTGCGCGACTTCGCCGATGCGACCCGCGATGCCGACATCGCCGTGGTCTACTATGCCGGCCACGGCATCGAGGTCGAAGGCTCCAACTATCTGATCCCGGTCGATGCCAGGCTCGAGCGCGACACCGACGTCTATGACGAAGCGCTCTCGCTCGACCGCGTTCTGGTCGCAGTCGAGCCGGCCAAGCAGCTTCGCCTGGTGATCCTCGATGCCTGCCGCGACAATCCGTTCGGCAGGACCATGAAGCGCACGCTTGCCTCGCGCAGCATCGGCCGTGGTCTGGCCCAGGTCGAGCCGACCAGCTCCAACACGCTGATTGCCTATTCGGCCAAAGCCGGCTTTACGGCGCAGGATGGCGACGGCGCCAACAGCCCGTTTACGATCGCGCTGTCGAAGCATCTGACGACTCCGGGCCTCGATGTCCGCCGTGCCTTCGGCTTCGTGCGCGACGACGTGCTCAAGTCGACCGGCAACAAGCAGGAGCCGTTCGTCTACGGCTCGCTCGGCGGCGAAGACGTGCCGCTGGTGCCGATCAAGGCCGCGCCCGTGACTGCGACGGCGCCCGCGGTGAATCCGCAGGCCGACATGCGCCGCGATTATGAACTCGCGCTCCAGGTCGGCAACAAGCCGGCTTGGGAAGCCTTCCTGGCCCAGCACCCGGACGGCTTCTATGCGAACCTCGCCAAGCTCCAGCTCGACAAAATCCAGGCCGAGCAGGTTCATGCGGCGGCGATCGAGAAGGCGAAGCAGGCCGAGGCCGAGCGCGATCGTCTCGCCGCGCTGGGTGCGCAGAAGGACGCGCAGGCCAAGGCCGCGGCCGACGCGAAGGCGGCCGAGCAGGCCCAGCTTGCCGCGCAAAAGGCCAAGGAGCAGGCGCAACAGCAGGCTGCCGCAGCCGAGCAGCAGCGCGTCAATCTCGCCGCTGCGGCGCCGGGCGCTGCGCCCGCCAATACCGCGAGCCCCGCCGGGACCGATGTCGCCGCGCTGGCGCCCACTGCCACGCCGGCCGATCTCAGCCGCTCGGTGCAGACCGAGCTCCGCCGGGTCGGCTGTTTCTCAGGTCAGGCCGACGGCAATTGGAGCACGTCTTCGCAGCGCTCGCTGTCGCAGTTCAACCGCTATGCCGGTACCAAGCTCGACGTGAAGGTGGCGAGTTCGGATGCGCTCGACGCGGTCAAATCCAAGCAGTCGCGCGTCTGCCCTCTGGTCTGCAATCACGGCTTCAAGGCCGAGGGCGACAAGTGCACCAAGGTCGTGTGTGGCGACGGCTACGTGCTGAACGATGACAATGAATGCGAGAAGCAGCGTGCCGCAAAGACTGCACCGTCGAAGCCTGCCACCTCGCGGGGCGACGATGGCGAGGATCGCCGCGCACGGCAGCGGCCGCAGAGCGGTGCCGCAGCGCGCGGCTACGGTGCGGCCGCAACCGCGGCGGCCGGCGCGGGTCGCGCCTCGGGCGGCAGTGGTCAGATTTTTTGCAACGATCTTCTCTGCCGTCCGGTCCAGCGCGGCTGCCACCTCGAATATCGCGGTGGCGGCGGCCCTCACGTTGATGCCAATGTCGAGGTCTGCAACTGA
- a CDS encoding nuclear transport factor 2 family protein — protein sequence MSPNRSSVEAVVQSYFDGLYEGDAEKLGDVFHPSADLRWVEKGELKILTVPDWLAWVRKRPSAKTEGKPREDFIVTIDRSDDKTAFIKVKCQLPPRFFTDYLVAMKLADGWQIVSKSYRYDLKE from the coding sequence ATGAGCCCAAATCGATCGAGCGTCGAAGCCGTCGTGCAATCCTATTTCGACGGACTTTACGAGGGCGATGCCGAAAAGCTCGGCGACGTCTTCCATCCGTCCGCCGACCTGCGCTGGGTGGAAAAGGGCGAGCTGAAGATCCTGACCGTGCCCGACTGGCTCGCCTGGGTCCGCAAGCGCCCTTCCGCGAAGACGGAAGGCAAGCCGCGCGAGGATTTCATCGTGACGATCGACCGTTCGGACGACAAGACTGCCTTCATCAAGGTCAAATGCCAGCTGCCGCCGCGCTTTTTCACGGATTATCTGGTCGCGATGAAGCTCGCCGACGGCTGGCAGATCGTGTCGAAATCGTATCGGTATGATCTGAAGGAGTGA
- the bla gene encoding class A beta-lactamase gives MHLDRRSLLASLCWIAASPAFAAEAPPELESYERESGGRIGVYAENLATGAKLTWRADERFVMCSTFKASLAACVLARVDRGEEQLSAMISYGKADLLEYAPVAKQNLSASAMSVADMCKAIIELSDNTCANLLLARVGGPAALTAFWRSIGDPISRLDHNEPELNRSPPGDPHDTTTPAAMAGSLKRLVTGGALSPASKVQLTEWMVGCKTGANRLRGGLPSGWKIGDKTGNNGKDASGDIAVAWPKPDAPIVIAAYTQGGTPNAAQLDAVFARIGRMVAERLA, from the coding sequence ATGCATCTTGACCGTCGCTCTCTCCTCGCGTCGCTGTGCTGGATAGCTGCTTCTCCCGCGTTCGCCGCGGAGGCGCCGCCGGAGCTCGAATCCTACGAGCGCGAGAGCGGCGGACGGATCGGGGTTTATGCGGAGAATCTCGCCACGGGCGCAAAACTCACCTGGCGCGCCGACGAGCGCTTCGTGATGTGCTCGACGTTCAAGGCTTCGCTCGCGGCCTGCGTGCTGGCGCGGGTCGATCGCGGCGAGGAGCAGCTCTCCGCGATGATCTCTTACGGTAAGGCCGATCTGCTGGAGTACGCGCCGGTCGCGAAACAGAACCTATCGGCCAGCGCGATGTCGGTCGCGGATATGTGCAAGGCGATCATCGAGCTCAGCGACAACACCTGCGCCAATTTGCTGCTGGCGCGGGTCGGCGGCCCCGCCGCGCTCACCGCGTTCTGGCGGTCGATCGGCGATCCCATTTCACGGCTCGACCACAACGAGCCCGAGCTCAACCGCTCGCCGCCCGGCGATCCCCATGACACCACGACGCCGGCAGCGATGGCCGGTAGTCTGAAGCGGCTGGTGACGGGCGGAGCGTTGTCGCCGGCTTCGAAGGTCCAGCTCACAGAATGGATGGTGGGCTGCAAGACGGGCGCGAACCGGCTGCGCGGCGGCCTGCCGTCAGGCTGGAAAATCGGCGACAAGACGGGCAATAACGGCAAGGACGCGTCGGGCGATATCGCGGTCGCCTGGCCCAAACCCGATGCGCCGATCGTGATCGCGGCCTATACCCAGGGCGGCACGCCGAATGCGGCGCAGCTCGACGCGGTGTTCGCGCGCATCGGGCGCATGGTGGCGGAGCGACTGGCCTAG
- a CDS encoding Na+/H+ antiporter, which translates to MIAAQFQTFLILLAVLAGTALAARRFNVAPAILLMLAGVGLAFVPGMPPVELPPELVLLMVLPPLIYSASVAMSWREFRNNLRPIVLLAVGAVIFTAAMVAAATHYVIGLPWSIGFLLGAIVAPPDVVAPLAIARRLNMPRRLLVVLEGEGLANDATALILYRFALAAIMVGHFSLPLATGEFSLIVAGEIAFGIGVGWLSLRFRKWSCDPQVELTLSLITPYVSYWLPEHVGGSGVIATVACGLYVSWNGPLLISASTRLQGIFFWDLIIYLIEGLLFLLTGFQMRALYEKSKAFPLDDIMIATAVVMVIIVLARFAWLYPATYLPRMLSKSLRTRDPSPPWQWPFALAFTGVRGAVSLAAALALPFTLPGGEAFPYRDLILFVAFGVILITLIGIGLTLPAVVRWLGIAEAGRSEHVAEHEAEIAARRQALDAALRSLDALTEEKEVSDEVMRLLRARHEIRVNQLPDSLDPTHHDVSAAGTALTRELIAAERKFIHDLLRDGQITDETRRRIERDLDLEEASLANREHQGAPL; encoded by the coding sequence ATGATCGCGGCGCAATTTCAGACCTTTCTCATCCTGCTCGCCGTGCTGGCCGGCACGGCGCTGGCCGCGCGCCGGTTCAATGTCGCGCCGGCCATCCTGTTGATGCTCGCCGGCGTTGGGCTCGCTTTCGTGCCGGGCATGCCGCCGGTGGAACTGCCGCCCGAACTGGTGCTGCTGATGGTGCTGCCGCCGCTGATCTACTCGGCGAGCGTCGCGATGAGCTGGCGCGAGTTCAGGAACAATTTGCGTCCGATCGTGCTGCTCGCGGTCGGTGCGGTGATCTTCACCGCGGCGATGGTGGCAGCTGCGACCCACTACGTGATCGGCCTACCCTGGAGCATCGGCTTCCTGCTGGGCGCCATCGTCGCGCCGCCGGACGTGGTGGCGCCGCTGGCGATCGCGCGCCGCCTGAACATGCCGCGCCGGCTCCTGGTCGTCCTCGAGGGCGAAGGGCTCGCCAACGACGCCACCGCGCTGATCCTCTACCGCTTCGCGCTTGCCGCGATCATGGTCGGACATTTCTCGCTGCCGCTGGCCACAGGCGAATTTTCCCTGATCGTCGCCGGTGAGATCGCCTTCGGCATCGGTGTCGGCTGGCTCTCTCTCCGGTTTCGCAAATGGTCCTGCGATCCGCAGGTCGAGCTGACGCTGTCGCTGATCACGCCCTACGTGTCCTACTGGCTGCCCGAGCATGTCGGCGGCTCCGGCGTGATCGCCACCGTCGCTTGCGGCCTCTATGTGAGCTGGAACGGCCCGCTGCTGATTTCGGCATCGACGCGCCTGCAAGGCATCTTCTTCTGGGACCTCATCATCTATCTGATCGAGGGCTTGCTGTTCCTGCTCACCGGCTTCCAGATGCGCGCGCTCTACGAGAAGTCGAAGGCGTTCCCGCTCGACGACATCATGATCGCAACCGCCGTGGTGATGGTCATCATCGTTCTTGCGCGCTTCGCCTGGCTCTATCCCGCGACCTATCTGCCGCGGATGCTCAGCAAGTCGCTGCGCACGCGCGATCCGTCGCCGCCCTGGCAATGGCCGTTCGCGCTCGCGTTCACCGGCGTTCGCGGCGCGGTGTCGCTGGCGGCCGCGCTGGCGCTGCCGTTTACGCTGCCCGGCGGCGAGGCCTTCCCGTATCGCGACCTGATCCTGTTCGTCGCCTTCGGCGTCATCTTGATCACACTGATCGGCATCGGCCTGACCCTGCCGGCGGTAGTGCGCTGGCTCGGCATCGCAGAAGCAGGCCGCAGCGAGCATGTCGCCGAGCACGAGGCCGAGATCGCGGCGCGGCGCCAGGCGCTCGACGCCGCGTTGCGCTCGCTGGATGCGTTGACTGAAGAGAAAGAGGTGTCGGACGAGGTGATGCGGCTCTTGCGCGCCCGCCACGAAATCCGCGTCAACCAGCTTCCGGATTCGCTCGATCCCACCCACCACGACGTCTCCGCCGCCGGCACCGCACTGACCAGGGAGCTGATCGCCGCCGAGCGCAAATTCATCCATGATCTCCTGCGCGACGGGCAGATCACCGACGAGACGCGGCGGAGGATCGAACGCGACCTCGATCTGGAGGAGGCGAGCCTGGCGAACCGGGAGCATCAGGGGGCGCCGCTGTAG
- a CDS encoding type II toxin-antitoxin system RelE/ParE family toxin encodes MRVRWSESSLSDIDDIFSHSHEHNRTAAAAVVERIKAVASLLQDFPEAGHLTDEPGVRMFPTVRYPYLVFYTVNPDDAEIVILHVRHGAQERRP; translated from the coding sequence ATGAGAGTACGCTGGTCCGAAAGCTCGCTTTCGGACATCGACGACATATTCTCACATAGCCACGAACACAATCGAACGGCTGCGGCTGCGGTGGTTGAGCGCATCAAGGCCGTCGCCAGCCTCCTCCAGGATTTTCCCGAGGCTGGTCATCTCACGGACGAACCTGGTGTCCGCATGTTCCCAACCGTTCGCTACCCTTATCTCGTCTTTTACACTGTCAATCCTGATGATGCCGAGATCGTGATTCTCCACGTGCGCCATGGAGCTCAGGAACGTCGGCCTTAG
- a CDS encoding N-acetylmuramoyl-L-alanine amidase, whose product MKPPAPETCDPRKFRIILDVGHTSEAEGATSARNDVEFGFNLHLARLIGAQLKSAGFAATRVLVTEGKARASLLKRVATANAAHADFFLSIHHDSVPDKMLEEWEFEGGRSYFSDRFSGYSLFVSARNPRFAASLAFARLLGRELKEKGLQYATQYSLPLMGRYRHPLLDKDVGVYRYDGLVVLSRTNNAAVLLEAGSIINRDEEMAMNSPERQELIAAAVVTAMRTYCEKR is encoded by the coding sequence ATGAAGCCGCCCGCCCCGGAGACATGCGATCCGCGCAAATTCAGGATCATCCTCGATGTCGGGCACACCTCCGAAGCGGAAGGCGCCACCAGTGCGCGCAACGATGTGGAATTCGGTTTCAACCTGCATCTGGCAAGGCTGATCGGAGCGCAATTGAAGTCCGCCGGCTTCGCCGCGACCCGCGTGCTGGTGACCGAAGGCAAGGCGCGGGCCAGCCTGCTCAAGCGCGTCGCCACCGCCAATGCTGCGCACGCCGACTTTTTCCTGTCGATCCACCATGATTCCGTCCCGGACAAGATGCTGGAGGAATGGGAATTCGAGGGCGGCAGAAGCTATTTCAGCGACCGCTTCAGCGGTTATTCGCTGTTCGTGTCCGCACGCAATCCGCGCTTCGCTGCCAGCCTCGCCTTCGCCCGGTTGCTCGGCAGGGAGTTGAAGGAGAAAGGCCTGCAATACGCCACACAATACAGTCTGCCGCTGATGGGCCGTTACCGGCATCCATTGCTCGACAAGGACGTCGGCGTCTACCGCTATGACGGGCTCGTCGTGCTCTCGCGTACGAACAACGCCGCGGTGTTGCTCGAAGCCGGCTCCATCATCAACCGCGACGAGGAGATGGCGATGAATTCGCCGGAGCGGCAGGAGCTGATTGCCGCGGCCGTGGTGACGGCGATGCGGACATATTGCGAGAAGCGGTAG